The following coding sequences are from one Bufo bufo chromosome 2, aBufBuf1.1, whole genome shotgun sequence window:
- the CREB3 gene encoding cyclic AMP-responsive element-binding protein 3: MSLFGEMEEMGSPDFLDDLLDDIFPSGSADISQGVGGWGPLDAEAFSATVVDRFLSELLGSPLGDDPGSPLASDSGISEGHAAVLSPANWEPTPPDSPSFIQTEHNYSMLLEDDICALQSVRSETCDGDVLIDLDVCLEQSDLELTDPGNLCVEDEEEEEEEDYGCQYQSQQGLHLTEEEARLLGKEGVSLPQHLPLTKAEERVLKRVRRKIRNKRSAQESRKKKKEYVDGLENRVTVCTAHNQELQKKVQQLQRQNYSLLQQLRNLQALFSQTGAKTSSSSTCVMVLALSFCLILFPSLYPFGLNLGNGNLHGVLSRQLREFPLRGGAVPAEANELEVRLDKVVLDKSPLGPSQEPSLLDLSHQELHLEPSLQGAQNDTPEIQDVGTAESKPSINSNSSSDLDPKNQQGAMRQPAAAHRSEPPEAVPVIADKQVWREKGRSVIISPVHSDEM, encoded by the exons ATGTCGCTGTTTGGAGAGATGGAGGAGATGGGGAGCCCCGACTTCCTGGATGATCTGCTGGACGACatattcccaagtggctctgccGACATCAGCCAGGGTGTGGGGGGCTGGGGGCCGCTGGATGCCGAG gcctttagtgCCACTGTGGTGGACCGTTTCCTGTCTGAACTCCTGGGCAGTCCGCTGGGTGATGACCCGGGCTCCCCCCTGGCCAGTGACAGTGGAATATCTGAGGGCCACGCAGCGGTCCTGTCTCCTGCTAACTGGGAGCCAACTCCACCCGACAGCCCCAGCTTCATACAGACTGAACACAACTACTCTATGCTGCTGGAGGATGATATCTGTGCCCTGCAGAGCGTGCGATCCGAAACCTGTGATGGGGATGTGCTGATCGACCTGG ATGTCTGCTTGGAGCAGTCTGACCTGGAGCTGACAGACCCGGGTAATCTTTGtgttgaggatgaggaggaggaagaggaggaggactatGGCTGTCAGTACCAGAGTCAGCAG GGTCTACATCTGACCGAGGAGGAAGCTCGGCTGCTTGGGAAGGAAGGAGTCTCATTACCTCAGCATCTGCCCCTCACAAAG GCGGAGGAGCGTGTTCTGAAACGCGTGCGCAGGAAGATCCGGAACAAGAGATCAGCACAGGAGAGTCGGAAGAAAAAGAAGGAATATGTGGACGGGCTGGAGAACAg GGTCACTGTGTGTACCGCTCACAATCAGGAGCTACAGAAGAAGGTTCagcagctgcagcggcagaacta ctccctcctccagcagctgagAAACCTGCAGGCTCTGTTCAGCCAGACTGGAGCCAAGACCTCGTCCTCCAGCACTTGTGTCATG GTCCTGGCGCTCtctttctgccttatcctcttccCCAGCCTGTATCCATTTGGATTAAACCTTGGAAACGGCAACCTTCATGGAG TCCTTTCCCGTCAGCTGCGTGAGTTCCCTCTTCGGGGTGGTGCCGTCCCAGCAGAGGCCAATGAGCTGGAAGTACGTCTAGACAAGGTGGTTCTAGACAAGTCTCCTTTGGGACCATCTCAGGAGCCTTCTCTGCTGGACCTGTCCCATCAGGAGCTCCATCTGGAGCCGTCTCTGCAGGGTGCTCAGAATGACACCCCTGAGATCCAGGATGTGGGGACTGCCGAATCGAAGCCTTCTATCAATAGCAATTCCTCCTCAGACCTTGACCCCAAGAATCAGCAGGGAGCCATGAGGCAGCCTGCGGCCGCCCACCGCTCTGAACCGCCGGAGGCAGTGCCCGTCATAGCGGACAAGCAGGTGTGGCGGGAGAAGGGGCGCAGCGTCATCATTAGTCCTGTCCACTCGGATGAGATGTAG